ATTATAGTATCTTAAGAGAATACAGCTATACAAAGAATAAGCACAATTAATATAGTATGAACTTACCGCAGCCCCTCTCATCGCTCATATCTCCACAATCATTGTAGCCATCACATTGCAGGTTAGGGGACACACACAGATCATTGTCACACTGGAAACTCCCAGGGCAGGCTGTGGAAAAGagattttagatatttttgtcaTGGTGTACTGGCTTCGAACATTCTGATATGAGCAGTATATTACTCACGATTAGTGGGTTCAAAGGCCTCAAACTCTGCAGAAAAGCCCTCGCTCACGTAAGACATGTCAGAATGAAATCTTACTGTAGCTTGGTTTGATTTAATTGTGTACACAGTTTTGGGTGGCTTCTCCCCACATATCCTAAAACAgttcataaaataacaaataacacttATAATCTCTTTTTAgagaatatacactactgttcaaatgtttagggtcagtaagatttttttttaaaatgttttctcttatactcaccaaggctgcatttgataaagtaaaaactgtattattgtgaaatattacttttttattttttcctgattttaatatatattaaaacataatttcttcctgtgatggcaaagctgaattttcagcagtcattattccagtcttcaaatgatctttcagaaataattctaatttgctgctttcataattttttattattataattaatgttgaaaacagtttagtatttttgtgaaacggtgatccattttttttaggattctttgatgaacagaaagttcaaaagcacatcatttatttgaaacagaaatccttTGTAGCATCATatgtttttactatcacttttgattaatttcatgatTTTCAGTAGTggtgtataaattaaatatttctttctttttcataattTGTAACATGTACTCAAGTTTAAGTATGATGATTACTCTTATGACACTTTTATCTGACCTGTAGTTTATCTCCAAGTAGTCTGCAGGACAGCTGATGGTGTTTTGTTCAGGGCTATGTATAGACAACTTGTCAAACTTCACCTTGATATGCTTTCCTGATGGAACCTGAAGGACAGAACATTTAAGAACTTACAATATTGTGAGGGGATTGAATGTTAGGAACAGATCAGTGATGAAGGAGATGTTAAATGGCACTGAGGGCAAATCATTTTTACCTCAATGTTCCAGACACAGTCAGTCTGAGGTGGGTAATGAGAGGGATAGCCAGGTGATGTGAAGGTACCACGAATCCCCGTCAGTCTCCCTCCACAGtctaaaaaaaatgtgacaagacatttttaacacaaatataGGGCTTAGACTATAGCTATAGGAATCAACACTCACTAAACAACAAGCTTTGGTAAGTTACTTGCTAAGTGGCTGGTAATTTTATAAAGAACTGCAATACaacactttccttttttttcttttttctgaaggaaatttgttcttttattcagcaaggatgcataaaattgatctaAAACGGCagtaaaatgtttctattttctaTGATTTtctaagatttctatttcaaataaataaatgctgttcttttgaactttccattcaccaaagaatcctgataaaaaacatcaaggttacaaaaaaatattaagtaacacatttgttttaaacattgatattaatgataaatgtctcttgagcaccaaatcagcaaataaagatttctgaaggatcatgtgacactgaagactagagtaatggctgctaataattcagctttgctagcacaggaataaattgcattaaaactaataataataataatatttacaataagtcattttaaactgcaacaataattcagaaaataaatgcagatttgtaagtccttttttaaaaaaaattaaaaataatgcaaaatacagtttcgTGGCAAGTAAGAAATATCTGTGAATGGCTGACAAAGTCAAAAAGTGAACTTTGGACCCTAATGAGTTTATTATATCTCAATAAACTCTACCTTGAATTTTGGCTGGAATCTGAGAATAAAATGCCCTGAAGCCTGGGAAGTTTTTCTCCTCATTTGTAACCAGCGTAACCAGCATGACATTCCCAGAGGAGATGAAAACTAGCTTCTCATCAGGTAAACGATATCCACATTTCCTGCATGAACACATTTGTTAGATTCCACATATcacaaagacaatgaaaacagACGTGTACTGTGTCATGAAGAAGATGACAGAGTATATAAACACTTACTCCACTATGACTTGCTTCTCTGAAGGTGCTAATGAGTCGTACACTTTGATGAAATCATTACGACAATCTTTCTCCAAGTCTAGCACGTCAAACTCCAATCTGATCCTGTGCTCTGGGTCAGCCCGAATCTGCCACTCGGTGTAAAGGTTGGGAAGGTAGGTGGAATCGGGAAAACCTGGAGACCGGATAATGTCTGTCTGGTTCCCATGAGCATGATGAGATGTCTTAACAGATCCTAAAAGACAAAACAATTTCAATCCTAGTCCTAGATATAAACacgtataaatatctaaatgtaagGAAAGTATCTTTTACTCACGTTTGAGGTTTCTGCTAGCTAACCGAGCATCCACAGCTGTAATACACCAAAATATATGAATTTTGACTGTTAACAATCAGACTGAATAGTGCTAGACTAAAATGAAGTTTTGCATTTCTGGTTAGATTACAAGAGGTGACAGACTGAAACTATGCAAGTAATATGAAACTCTCTTCCAGTAGATTTACCTCCTGATGTCATGCCGTCAATAATGAGGCTATTGTCAGTCCTGCGACCAAACCCCCTCCGGCTTTTCCTTGCATTTCCCACCCCATCCAGGGATGCCATGGCCTCGTCCACAGCAGATACTTGGGACTCTGGCACATTAAACTCAGACAGGTAATAAGCGATGATACCATATCAAACAGCCctcaataaacagaaaaaaattaaaaccgaaataataattaaaacaattattggatgttgtttgttgacttcagttcagcatttaacaccgtcattccctccaagctgaccacaaaaaacttggagacctggacattaacacctccctctgcaactggatcatggactttctgaccaacaggcctcagcatgttaggtctggccacacctgctcctccaccatcacacttaacattggcgtaccacagggctgtgtgctgagcccatttctctactccctctacacccatgactgcaagcctgtgcatggatgcaactccatcattaagtttgcagacgacaccacggtgattggcctcatcagtgacaacgatgagactgcctacagggaagaggtacagcacctgtgccacatggtgcgctgacaataacctgctccttaacaccagtaaagacaaaggagctcatagtggacttcaggaagaaagaaaggaagcacgcatgaccccatccacattaacgggatggttgttgaacgtgtctccagcttcaagttcctgggaaccaccatcacgggaGGActtgtcctggaccacaaacacctccagcctggtcaagaaggctcaccaacgcctcttcttcctcagaacactgaagaagaaccacagtcttcagccatagtggtgaacttttaccggtgttgactatcgagagcatcctgaccagctgcatcacagtctggtatgggaactgcacggtggctgaccgcaaagcactgcagagggtggtgaaaaactgcccaacgcatcacagggacaaccACTTCaatattgaggacatccagaggaaacgctgtgtacgAGTCgagcagcattcttaaggactcctctcaccctgaccatagactgtttaacctcctgccctccgggaggcgcttcagagCCTCCGGCACAAGGACCAGCAgaatccaggaacagctttttcccctacagctgtctccttgctgaactctgccctctgacaccccccacaccatacacacagactcctcccccacttcatcactacatctgactgatttatttatttatttattacaacaagcaaaaaacaacaaacttgctattacttgcactactgtctgttcatcatccaggaacactgaataatccattgcacactgaaatattttctatgcactttactttccattgcaatagtttaaattgttcatatgttcatagttctgcctatagtgtacatacacttcacatattcatctgtataatatgttcatagtacacctatctgtatatcaatgctgatagtatttaaaatctgtaaattttgtccataatacttatctgtatagttattgtacatattgtagaccttgtatattctgtacttactgcttattgcacttctggttagatgctaactgcatttcgctgccttgtaccttacatgtgcagtgacaataaagttgaatctaatctaatctaatctaaataaatatcaatgaGATTCACAGTGTAAAATGAGTCCGGCATATTCTGTAATACCCTAATAGATTGATAGTTTCAGAGTTCAGAAGCCTACTTCATATATTTttcaatcttatttttatttctctagttacatttttcattttaatattctgcatCGAccagaaaaattgaaaaataatttggtTACTTGTACAATGACAGTTAAGACCTTgactttgaaaataaatattcaagagacaattcatattttatgtatatcaCCACTTAAATAGTCCTGCAATGTGTTTTCTAAAGCACAAACACTCTGTGCAGTCTATCAATAAATATGAGGTCATACAAGGTCAAATGCATATTTGATAATTATGCCAAAATTAGAAAAAGAGAAATTGAAATAATGACCTTTCGGATTGACCTTTCATGTCAACTACCCATAATTTTCTCCCATGaatgatataattatttaaattacctGAAACCTTGCACACTGGACCCCACATGGTACCTTGACAACAAGCGCACTTGACCGTATATACCTTTGAGCTGAAAAGACAATGTCCAATGATGCAAAGTTTTAAGCAgacataaagtaaataaaaaaaataactgaaaacattACCAGGAAACATGACCACCTCACCTGCCTTGAGACCCTTGAAGACAGTTCTTTATATTCAGTGGTGTTACTGTTTTCATAAGCATCTGAGAACGTCTGACTGGAGATGGTCAAATAACCACTGAACAACTTCCTCACCCTCCCATTATACCTGTCTTTATCATAATCactcaaatgtaatatttactttttatgtataaTAGTTAAATAACTTACAAATGAAATGCCACACTAACAAACCATTTACCAAAATAACTCACAATGGAAATGCCACACTAGCAGTCCAGTTACTAATGCAATGATTGCCAGTGCCGTGGGTAGACCTATTGCCACGATCGCCCTAAACGATACCCTCTTCTTCTGCAACTTCTTTGCATCTGATGCTGGAAGAAACTGCTCTGTCTGGTCCAAGCCATAGTCCTACAGAGCAAtgtaaaatacaagtaaaatacacttgtttgtttatttttttattacatgtgaCCGTTACAAAAAGCATGAGTTACGCTCTGGAACTACCCTAAGGCACTGTACTGTACATGACTAAGACACAATTTTGAACCACCCATGTCAAAACAGGCTACTCCTCTTAAGTGCGCCAGAATCACTGGTATGAGTATATGGATTAATGCAATTGCAACTGTTTTCTAAATCCTGAACACCTAACACCTTGCTCATCAACGTCAACAACCCACCCCATTCAAGTATGCATTGGCAAAAGCATGTGTGGATCACGTGACTCAAGTGCCAACTATACAAAAAACAGGTTAAAAACATGTCAatcatataataaacaaaaattcaaacCTCTTGATAAGCATAAGCAAGTGAAACTGCAACAGCAATATAAccattaatttgaaaaatataaaacacatgagACAAATcaaatctcatatatatatatatagtatatatatatatatatatatatatatatatatatatatgtatatatatatatatatatatatatgtattatatgtatatatatatgtatatatatgtatatgtatatatatatatatatatatatatatatatatatatatatatatatatatatatatatatgtatattatgtatatatatatatatatgtatatatatatgtatatatatatatatatatatatatatatatatatatatatatatacctgaatGATTATAACTATAAGATACATAATtgacatatgtatgtatataaaatataaaaaccgaACAATCCAGTCACATAACGGTGTAAATTACCAAAAACAAACAGCACTGTACAGGACGTCCcagattatttaatgtaaaatctaACAGCTGATAACGGcggactaatatatatatataaaaaaagatattccGTTTAAAACATACCGGAATTCTCCCCCCAGACCTGAGTGGCTCCATGTCATACGATGTATTTGTCAAACTGACCGCTGTCAGTCCTCCGTGTTGCCGCTCATGTGTCATGCAGGCGGCCTTTTGTCCTCACCTACAGCGAAACTCACCGACGCGCGCGCAGGTGTCTGCTGGAGAAACCGCAAGAAACTAGCATTCCAACCTGTTTTACATGATCCTTTAGCACCGAGAGGATATAACcctgtttatttgattttaatgtgggttttttatctgaaaaacaaacatagtAATTGCAAATCGTAAGTTTTCACTTCCATCCCAGTTTCGCGCTGCAGGTGAGTCTGTCTCAAACATCATGTGCAGTAGCCTACTTCCTGTAGAGACGAGAACACAGGTGTGACGTGAGAAAACCAGATTATctgtaaataaatcagaaaacgAGATAAAAAGTGATCAGAAGTGTCTAATATTTTCTGTCAATCCACACACGTTTACAGTgtattataaacttttaaaacgttttttttttttaattaacaacctgttaattaggcctaaattaaattaattgtataaaattaatacaaagataattttaTGGTTGCAAATTTAGCCTACATTAAGATCCTGTTTATTTGGGACCACCGATGGTTTCCCATAAACTAAAGAGAAATACAttgaataaattagaatgtcgtggaaaagttcatttatttcagtaattcaactcgaGGAAGGAAAacgtgtggaagaaaaagatgcacaaccaaccaagagaactgcagccttatgaggattgtcaagcaaaatcgattcaagaatttgagtgaacttcacaagcaatggactgaggctggggtcaaggcatcaagagccaccacacactgacgtgtcaaggaatttggctacagttgtcgtattcctctttgttaagccactcctgaaccacagacaacatcagaggtgtcttacctgggctaaggagaagaactggactgttgcccagtggtccaaagtcctcttttcagatgagagcaagttttgtatttcctttggaaaccaaggtcctgtagtctgaaggaagggtggagaagctcatagctcaagttgcttgaagtccagtgtaaagtttccacagtctgtgatgatttggggtgcaatgtcatctgctggagttggtccattgtgtttcttgaaaaccaaagtcactacacccgtttaccaagaaattttggagcacttaatgctttcttctgctgaccagctttttgaagatgctgatttcattttccagcaggatttggcacctgcccacactgccaaaagcaccaaaagttggttaaatgaccatggtgttggtgt
This window of the Cyprinus carpio isolate SPL01 chromosome A21, ASM1834038v1, whole genome shotgun sequence genome carries:
- the st14b gene encoding LOW QUALITY PROTEIN: ST14 transmembrane serine protease matriptase b (The sequence of the model RefSeq protein was modified relative to this genomic sequence to represent the inferred CDS: substituted 4 bases at 4 genomic stop codons) — protein: MTHERQHGGLTAVSLTNTSYDMEPLRSGGRIPDYGLDQTEQFLPASDAKKLQKKRVSFRAIVAIGLPTALAIIALVTGLLVWHFHYRYNGRVRKLFSGYLTISSQTFSDAYENSNTTEYKELSSRVSRQLKGIYGQVRLLSRYHVGSSVQGFSSASNNGIIAYYLSEFNVPESQVSAVDEAMASLDGVGNARKSRRGFGRRTDNSLIIDGMTSGAVDARLASRNLKRSVKTSHHAHGNQTDIIRSPGFPDSTYLPNLYTEWQIRADPEHRIRLEFDVLDLEKDCRNDFIKVYDSLAPSEKQVIVEKCGYRLPDEKLVFISSGNVMLVTLVTNEEKNFPGFRAFYSQIPAKIQDCGGRLTGIRGTFTSPGYPSHYPPQTDCVWNIEVPSGKHIKVKFDKLSIHSPEQNTISCPADYLEINYRICGEKPPKTVYTIKSNQATVRFHSDMSYVSEGFSAEFEAFEPTNPCPGSFQCDNDLCVSPNLQCDGYNDCGDMSDERGCACNETQIKCKNGFCKPSFWRCDGVNDCGDNTDEENCGNCKAQEFRCRNGRCIPGQKQCNGYNDCGDGSDESQCEKSIAVHCSDLTYKCKNNQCISKLNPMCDGETDCADGSDEAECKCGIKGCKSIRVCWVLWVGRDGVWECGVGMXVXTXVHVFVWSVISNRWLVTAAHCVQDNEKFKYSQPDQWEVYLGLLNQGETSKSTLKRVKRIISHPHYDHLSYDNDIALMELDSPVTLSQNIWPVCLPEATHDFPAGKSVWITGWGKLREEVGKSLFEXVLVRVVVSTVCSRLMDDGITPRMICAGVLSGGVDACQGDSGGPMTSTESNGRMFLAGVVSWGDGCGRRNRPGIYTRVTEYRSWIRQMTGV